Proteins found in one Elgaria multicarinata webbii isolate HBS135686 ecotype San Diego chromosome 12, rElgMul1.1.pri, whole genome shotgun sequence genomic segment:
- the ENTPD4 gene encoding ectonucleoside triphosphate diphosphohydrolase 4 isoform X1, whose product MSQNGINFSCLFPASWHFSISPVGCPRFMNTTLRQIIVIGLLAAGLFLLYISALKYGDKKLHRYFARVTDTEATNTDDPSLSYGIMVDCGSSGSRIFVYWWPRHKGNPHDLLDIKQMRDKARNPVVMKIKPGISEFATSPDKVSDYIFPLLSFAAEHIPRAKHKETPLYILCTAGMRILPESQQKAILEDLLTDIPVHFDFLFSDSHAEVISGKQEGVYAWIGINFVLGRFEHTEDEDDPVVEVHIPGSEIKESIVRKRTVGILDMGGVSTQIAYEVPKTVSFASSQQEEVAKNLLAEFNLGCDAHQTEHVYRVYVATFLGFGGNAARQRYADSIFANTAFRNRLLGKQTGMTSDTPYLDPCLPLDVEDEIQQNGQKMYLRGTGDFHLCRDVIQSFMNKTNETQTSLNGIYQPPVHFENSEFYGFSEFFYCTEDVLRMGGDYNAAKFIKAAKDYCATKWSVLRERFDRGLYAPHADLHRLKYQCFKSAWMYEVFHNGFSFPVNYGNLKTALQVYDKEVQWTLGAILYRTRFLPLRDIQLETFRGNHAHWHSFSFVYNHYLFFACFFVVLLSILLYLLRLRRIHRRMVHGGPSPSLWIEEGLPPQKIPGAL is encoded by the exons ATGTCCCAAAATGG GATCAACTTCTCTTGCCTGTTTCCTGCTTCCTGGCACTTCAGCATTTCCCCAGTGGGGTGTCCTCGGTTCATGAACACCACATTACGGCAGATAATTGTCATTGGGCTACTTGCTGCTGGACTTTTCTTGCTGTACATTTCTGCTCTCAAATATGGGGACAAAAAGCTGCACAG GTATTTCGCTCGAGTAACAGATACAGAAGCCACAAATACCGACGATCCCAGCCTGAGCTATGGGATTATGGTGGACTGCGGTAGCAGTGGATCTAGGATCTTTGTGTACTGGTGGCCAAGACACAAGGGCAATCCACATGATTTGCTGGACATCAAACAAATGAGGGACAAAGCCAGAAATCCAGTTGTTATGAAGATTAAACCAG GCATTTCAGAATTTGCTACCTCTCCTGATAAAGTCAGTGACTACATTTTCCCACTTCTGAGCTTTGCTGCGGAACATATACCCCGTGCAAAACACAAAGAAACGCCTCTGTATATTCTCTGTACAGCAGGGATGAGAATCCTGCCAGAGAG CCAGCAAAAGGCCATCCTAGAAGACCTGCTTACTGATATCCCCGTGCATTTTGATTTTTTGTTTTCGGACTCACACGCTGAGGTTATTTCAGGAAAACAAGAAG GAGTATATGCATGGATTGGCATCAACTTTGTCCTTGGACGATTTGAGCATACTGAAGATG AGGATGATCCAGTAGTGGAGGTGCATATTCCTGGCAGTGAAATCAAGGAGTCAATTGTTCGAAAGAGGACTGTGGGTATACTTGACATGGGTGGTGTGTCAACTCAGATAGCGTACGAAGTGCCTAAAACTGTAAGCTTTGCCTCTTCACAGCAG GAGGAGGTGGCCAAGAACCTACTTGCAGAATTTAATTTGGGATGTGACGCTCACCAAACTGAACACGTGTACCGAGTCTACGTGGCAACTTTTCTTGGCTTTGGTGGGAATGCTGCCCGGCAGAGATATGCAGACAGCATATTTGCCAACACAGCATTTAGAAACAG GCTTCTAGGCAAACAGACTGGTATGACTTCTGATACCCCCTATTTAGACCCTTGCCTGCCTTTAGACGTTGAGGATGAAATCCAGCAGAATGGGCAGAAGATGTATCTTCGAGGGACAGGAGATTTTCACCTGTGTCGTGATGTTATTCAGTCTTTcatgaataaaacaaatgaaacacAGACATCCCTGAACGGCATTTATCAGCCTCCTGTGCACTTTGAGAACAGCGAATTCTACGGCTTCTCTGAGTTCTTCTACTGTACTGAGGATGTGTTAAGGATGGGAGGAGACTACAATGCTGCTAAATTTATTAAAGCTGCAAAG GATTATTGTGCAACAAAGTGGTCTGTTCTACGTGAACGTTTTGATCGAGGTCTTTATGCCCCACATGCGGACCTCCATCGATTGAA GTATCAGTGCTTTAAGTCGGCCTGGATGTATGAAGTGTTTCACAATGGCTTCTCTTTTCCCGTGAACTATGGCAACTTAAAAACTGCACTGCAGGTCTACGATAAAGAAGTGCAGTGGACGTTAGGGGCCATCCTCTATCGAACACGGTTTTTGCCTTTGAG AGACATCCAGCTGGAGACCTTCCGAGGCAATCACGCCCACTGGCACAGCTTCTCGTTCGTTTACAACCATTACTTGTTCTTTGCCTGCTTCTTCGTCGTCCTGCTCTCCATCCTGCTTTACCTGCTGCGGTTGCGGCGCATTCACCGGCGCATGGTGCACGGCGGCCCGTCCccttccctctggatcgaggaagGCCTCCCCCCACAGAAGATCCCAGGAGCCTTATAA
- the ENTPD4 gene encoding ectonucleoside triphosphate diphosphohydrolase 4 isoform X3, with the protein MSQNGINFSCLFPASWHFSISPVGCPRFMNTTLRQIIVIGLLAAGLFLLYISALKYGDKKLHRYFARVTDTEATNTDDPSLSYGIMVDCGSSGSRIFVYWWPRHKGNPHDLLDIKQMRDKARNPVVMKIKPGISEFATSPDKVSDYIFPLLSFAAEHIPRAKHKETPLYILCTAGMRILPESQQKAILEDLLTDIPVHFDFLFSDSHAEVISGKQEGVYAWIGINFVLGRFEHTEDEDDPVVEVHIPGSEIKESIVRKRTVGILDMGGVSTQIAYEVPKTEEVAKNLLAEFNLGCDAHQTEHVYRVYVATFLGFGGNAARQRYADSIFANTAFRNRLLGKQTGMTSDTPYLDPCLPLDVEDEIQQNGQKMYLRGTGDFHLCRDVIQSFMNKTNETQTSLNGIYQPPVHFENSEFYGFSEFFYCTEDVLRMGGDYNAAKFIKAAKDYCATKWSVLRERFDRGLYAPHADLHRLKYQCFKSAWMYEVFHNGFSFPVNYGNLKTALQVYDKEVQWTLGAILYRTRFLPLRDIQLETFRGNHAHWHSFSFVYNHYLFFACFFVVLLSILLYLLRLRRIHRRMVHGGPSPSLWIEEGLPPQKIPGAL; encoded by the exons ATGTCCCAAAATGG GATCAACTTCTCTTGCCTGTTTCCTGCTTCCTGGCACTTCAGCATTTCCCCAGTGGGGTGTCCTCGGTTCATGAACACCACATTACGGCAGATAATTGTCATTGGGCTACTTGCTGCTGGACTTTTCTTGCTGTACATTTCTGCTCTCAAATATGGGGACAAAAAGCTGCACAG GTATTTCGCTCGAGTAACAGATACAGAAGCCACAAATACCGACGATCCCAGCCTGAGCTATGGGATTATGGTGGACTGCGGTAGCAGTGGATCTAGGATCTTTGTGTACTGGTGGCCAAGACACAAGGGCAATCCACATGATTTGCTGGACATCAAACAAATGAGGGACAAAGCCAGAAATCCAGTTGTTATGAAGATTAAACCAG GCATTTCAGAATTTGCTACCTCTCCTGATAAAGTCAGTGACTACATTTTCCCACTTCTGAGCTTTGCTGCGGAACATATACCCCGTGCAAAACACAAAGAAACGCCTCTGTATATTCTCTGTACAGCAGGGATGAGAATCCTGCCAGAGAG CCAGCAAAAGGCCATCCTAGAAGACCTGCTTACTGATATCCCCGTGCATTTTGATTTTTTGTTTTCGGACTCACACGCTGAGGTTATTTCAGGAAAACAAGAAG GAGTATATGCATGGATTGGCATCAACTTTGTCCTTGGACGATTTGAGCATACTGAAGATG AGGATGATCCAGTAGTGGAGGTGCATATTCCTGGCAGTGAAATCAAGGAGTCAATTGTTCGAAAGAGGACTGTGGGTATACTTGACATGGGTGGTGTGTCAACTCAGATAGCGTACGAAGTGCCTAAAACT GAGGAGGTGGCCAAGAACCTACTTGCAGAATTTAATTTGGGATGTGACGCTCACCAAACTGAACACGTGTACCGAGTCTACGTGGCAACTTTTCTTGGCTTTGGTGGGAATGCTGCCCGGCAGAGATATGCAGACAGCATATTTGCCAACACAGCATTTAGAAACAG GCTTCTAGGCAAACAGACTGGTATGACTTCTGATACCCCCTATTTAGACCCTTGCCTGCCTTTAGACGTTGAGGATGAAATCCAGCAGAATGGGCAGAAGATGTATCTTCGAGGGACAGGAGATTTTCACCTGTGTCGTGATGTTATTCAGTCTTTcatgaataaaacaaatgaaacacAGACATCCCTGAACGGCATTTATCAGCCTCCTGTGCACTTTGAGAACAGCGAATTCTACGGCTTCTCTGAGTTCTTCTACTGTACTGAGGATGTGTTAAGGATGGGAGGAGACTACAATGCTGCTAAATTTATTAAAGCTGCAAAG GATTATTGTGCAACAAAGTGGTCTGTTCTACGTGAACGTTTTGATCGAGGTCTTTATGCCCCACATGCGGACCTCCATCGATTGAA GTATCAGTGCTTTAAGTCGGCCTGGATGTATGAAGTGTTTCACAATGGCTTCTCTTTTCCCGTGAACTATGGCAACTTAAAAACTGCACTGCAGGTCTACGATAAAGAAGTGCAGTGGACGTTAGGGGCCATCCTCTATCGAACACGGTTTTTGCCTTTGAG AGACATCCAGCTGGAGACCTTCCGAGGCAATCACGCCCACTGGCACAGCTTCTCGTTCGTTTACAACCATTACTTGTTCTTTGCCTGCTTCTTCGTCGTCCTGCTCTCCATCCTGCTTTACCTGCTGCGGTTGCGGCGCATTCACCGGCGCATGGTGCACGGCGGCCCGTCCccttccctctggatcgaggaagGCCTCCCCCCACAGAAGATCCCAGGAGCCTTATAA
- the ENTPD4 gene encoding ectonucleoside triphosphate diphosphohydrolase 4 isoform X2, protein MGRINFSCLFPASWHFSISPVGCPRFMNTTLRQIIVIGLLAAGLFLLYISALKYGDKKLHRYFARVTDTEATNTDDPSLSYGIMVDCGSSGSRIFVYWWPRHKGNPHDLLDIKQMRDKARNPVVMKIKPGISEFATSPDKVSDYIFPLLSFAAEHIPRAKHKETPLYILCTAGMRILPESQQKAILEDLLTDIPVHFDFLFSDSHAEVISGKQEGVYAWIGINFVLGRFEHTEDEDDPVVEVHIPGSEIKESIVRKRTVGILDMGGVSTQIAYEVPKTVSFASSQQEEVAKNLLAEFNLGCDAHQTEHVYRVYVATFLGFGGNAARQRYADSIFANTAFRNRLLGKQTGMTSDTPYLDPCLPLDVEDEIQQNGQKMYLRGTGDFHLCRDVIQSFMNKTNETQTSLNGIYQPPVHFENSEFYGFSEFFYCTEDVLRMGGDYNAAKFIKAAKDYCATKWSVLRERFDRGLYAPHADLHRLKYQCFKSAWMYEVFHNGFSFPVNYGNLKTALQVYDKEVQWTLGAILYRTRFLPLRDIQLETFRGNHAHWHSFSFVYNHYLFFACFFVVLLSILLYLLRLRRIHRRMVHGGPSPSLWIEEGLPPQKIPGAL, encoded by the exons ATGGGTAG GATCAACTTCTCTTGCCTGTTTCCTGCTTCCTGGCACTTCAGCATTTCCCCAGTGGGGTGTCCTCGGTTCATGAACACCACATTACGGCAGATAATTGTCATTGGGCTACTTGCTGCTGGACTTTTCTTGCTGTACATTTCTGCTCTCAAATATGGGGACAAAAAGCTGCACAG GTATTTCGCTCGAGTAACAGATACAGAAGCCACAAATACCGACGATCCCAGCCTGAGCTATGGGATTATGGTGGACTGCGGTAGCAGTGGATCTAGGATCTTTGTGTACTGGTGGCCAAGACACAAGGGCAATCCACATGATTTGCTGGACATCAAACAAATGAGGGACAAAGCCAGAAATCCAGTTGTTATGAAGATTAAACCAG GCATTTCAGAATTTGCTACCTCTCCTGATAAAGTCAGTGACTACATTTTCCCACTTCTGAGCTTTGCTGCGGAACATATACCCCGTGCAAAACACAAAGAAACGCCTCTGTATATTCTCTGTACAGCAGGGATGAGAATCCTGCCAGAGAG CCAGCAAAAGGCCATCCTAGAAGACCTGCTTACTGATATCCCCGTGCATTTTGATTTTTTGTTTTCGGACTCACACGCTGAGGTTATTTCAGGAAAACAAGAAG GAGTATATGCATGGATTGGCATCAACTTTGTCCTTGGACGATTTGAGCATACTGAAGATG AGGATGATCCAGTAGTGGAGGTGCATATTCCTGGCAGTGAAATCAAGGAGTCAATTGTTCGAAAGAGGACTGTGGGTATACTTGACATGGGTGGTGTGTCAACTCAGATAGCGTACGAAGTGCCTAAAACTGTAAGCTTTGCCTCTTCACAGCAG GAGGAGGTGGCCAAGAACCTACTTGCAGAATTTAATTTGGGATGTGACGCTCACCAAACTGAACACGTGTACCGAGTCTACGTGGCAACTTTTCTTGGCTTTGGTGGGAATGCTGCCCGGCAGAGATATGCAGACAGCATATTTGCCAACACAGCATTTAGAAACAG GCTTCTAGGCAAACAGACTGGTATGACTTCTGATACCCCCTATTTAGACCCTTGCCTGCCTTTAGACGTTGAGGATGAAATCCAGCAGAATGGGCAGAAGATGTATCTTCGAGGGACAGGAGATTTTCACCTGTGTCGTGATGTTATTCAGTCTTTcatgaataaaacaaatgaaacacAGACATCCCTGAACGGCATTTATCAGCCTCCTGTGCACTTTGAGAACAGCGAATTCTACGGCTTCTCTGAGTTCTTCTACTGTACTGAGGATGTGTTAAGGATGGGAGGAGACTACAATGCTGCTAAATTTATTAAAGCTGCAAAG GATTATTGTGCAACAAAGTGGTCTGTTCTACGTGAACGTTTTGATCGAGGTCTTTATGCCCCACATGCGGACCTCCATCGATTGAA GTATCAGTGCTTTAAGTCGGCCTGGATGTATGAAGTGTTTCACAATGGCTTCTCTTTTCCCGTGAACTATGGCAACTTAAAAACTGCACTGCAGGTCTACGATAAAGAAGTGCAGTGGACGTTAGGGGCCATCCTCTATCGAACACGGTTTTTGCCTTTGAG AGACATCCAGCTGGAGACCTTCCGAGGCAATCACGCCCACTGGCACAGCTTCTCGTTCGTTTACAACCATTACTTGTTCTTTGCCTGCTTCTTCGTCGTCCTGCTCTCCATCCTGCTTTACCTGCTGCGGTTGCGGCGCATTCACCGGCGCATGGTGCACGGCGGCCCGTCCccttccctctggatcgaggaagGCCTCCCCCCACAGAAGATCCCAGGAGCCTTATAA